CATCATCTTTTTATAAATGGAGAAATTTTTTATACAAGAAAAACGCGCAAAAACAAAAGGTAAATTTGTTTTCTCATACCAAAGCTCACATAAATCAATATAATCTTGTGGATTTTGCAAGTAAAGTTTTAAAGCCTTATCACCGATGATAACCTCCCCTTTTTGCTTTAAAACTTTTGCTAAGGCATTAGAAGTTGCAGAACTTGCGTCTTCTTTGCTTTGAGAATGTTTTTTAACTAAAACGCTTTTTACTTTTTTATTTGCACAAATTCCAATATTTAAAGTTTTGTATTTTTTTCTACCACTTTCAATACTTGAAATAATCGCCGCATCAATGCGTTTATAATACAAAGAGCGATTTAGTTTGCTAGGAACCCCTTTTTTGTATTCTGTAGTTTGCTTAACATAGCTAGGAAATGGAGTTTTTTTTAGATAAATATGTAAAGGGAGTAAATTTAGATAATCTATCTTTCCAAAAACCATCTTTACCTTTCTATATTAAGTTTTAATATCCTATAAAAAATTATCTTAAATATAAATTAAATTAAATAAAAATATCATCATTGTTAAAATTTATATAATTAAGCACATAAAAATACAAATTTCAGTTTTATTCTTAAAATAAAATTGAGTATATAAATTTAAAAAATATAATGAGATGTTCCAATAAAAAGAAGTTTTATTTAAAATAATATTTTAAATAAAACTTAATATATAAAATTATTGTAAGCTAGATAAGTATTTTTGATAATCAAATTCTTTGATTAAAGCTACACCATCTTCTACCGCAGCCTTTGCCACTGCAGCACTAACCACAGCTTTAACCCTACTATCAAATGGTTTTGGTATAACATAATCTCTACCAAATTTAAGTTCTTCTACTCCATAAGCTTGTTTAACCTCATCACTTACTGGAAGTTTTGCTAAATCAGCCAAAGCTTTAGCAGCAGCTACTTTCATATTTTCAGTAATTTTAGTCGCTCTAACATCCAAAGCTCCTCTAAAGATAAAAGGAAATCCTAAGACATTGTTAATTTGATTAGGATAATCACTTCTACCTGTTCCCACAATAGCATCACTTCTAACTCTTTTAACATCTTCTGGCATTACTTCAGGCACAGGATTAGCTAGTGCAAAAATTACTGGATCTTTTGCCATACTTAAAATC
The genomic region above belongs to Campylobacter peloridis LMG 23910 and contains:
- a CDS encoding 6-amino-6-deoxyfutalosine synthase, whose product is MVFGKIDYLNLLPLHIYLKKTPFPSYVKQTTEYKKGVPSKLNRSLYYKRIDAAIISSIESGRKKYKTLNIGICANKKVKSVLVKKHSQSKEDASSATSNALAKVLKQKGEVIIGDKALKLYLQNPQDYIDLCELWYEKTNLPFVFARFSCIKNFSIYKKMMKKFINSKIFIPQYILLEYSKTRNLSQKEITAYLRLIYYKIGTKEQQALKIFLAKTKNKIL